Genomic DNA from Lottiidibacillus patelloidae:
TTCCATCGTTTTTTTAATTAATTCGCTAGCAGTGTAAGAAGTATTAATTTCAGCTACCATGTTTAAAAATCTCGCTTGTTCAGTATAGCCGACAGGATCTGTTTCATAAATAGATGAAATATTTCCAACTTGTATTTTTGCATCCGCTTGCAACAAAGAAATTGCCTTTTGTAAATTTAACTCCCTATTCCCGATGTTTGTCCCTAAGCTAATGTACGCTATATTTTTATCCATTGGAACCTCTAGTACCTCTTCCTATTTCAACAGCTACTGAATCATAATGACCGTTAATAGGGGGATCTGGCTTTATCATCTTTATTGTACAAAAGTGTATTTTCGGATTTAGGAGCAATCTAGCAGCTATTTCTTCAGCAACTGACTCTACTAGCTTTTTAGGGGGACCTTCAACTACTTCTTTCACTGTTTCATAAACCGTTGCATAGTTAACGGTTTCTTCCAAATCATCCGTTGCACCCGCTGCTTTTAATGGCAATTCTAATGTTACATCAACAATAAAGCGCTGACCCAACTTATTTTCCTCGGGAAAAACACCGTGATACCCATAAAACTTCATTCCTGAAACATATATTTTATCGATTAGAAACTCCTCACTTTCCCTTTCCAAGCATCGCATCCATCATTTTAGCCATGCGCGACATTTCTAGAACATCATGTACTCTCATAATGTCACAACCTCTTTCAATTCCTAGGCATACTGTAGCACCAGTTCCTTCTACTCTTTCATCGACTGGCAAATCCAAGGCAAATCCTATCATTGATTTTCTCGAAGTTCCTAGCAACACTGGGTAACCTAATTTCGTGATTTGATCAAGTTTATTCATCACTTCTAAGTTTTGCTCATATGTTTTCGCAAACCCTATTCCTGGATCTAAGACAATTTTGTCGTCTTTCACTCCAGCTTTCTTTACTATTGAGATTGATTCCGCCAAGTCGCTTATAATATCATCCATTAGGTTATTGTAATTTTTATTATTCCGATTATGCATTAAGATGATAGGTACTTCTTTTTCTGCAGCAACTATGGCCATATCCTTGTCTGCTTTTGCTCCCCAAACATCATTAATAATATGAGCACCCGCTTCAATAGCCAATTTCGCAACTTCTGCTTTATACGTATCAATCGATATTGGTACATTTACCGCTTCAGAAACTGCCTTTATGATTGGTATTACTCGAGCAATTTCTTCTTCCAAAGAAACTTTCTCCGCATTAGGTCTTGTTGACTCGCCACCAATATCAATAATATCTGCTCCGTTTATAACCATTTCTTTTGCTTTAGCGACAGCATGATCCACTTCATTGAACTTTCCACCATCAGAAAAAGAATCTGGTGTTGTGTTTAAAATGCCCATAATCGCCGTTTTTTCCGATAGATTAAGTGAATATGGCCGACATATCAATGATCCTTTATTATGTTTGCTTACACTTTTTATCATTTGCATCACCTTTATATATTAACGGTCGACCAAAGCGACGTACGATGTTTCTCGTAATTTTCTTTGAACATTTCCGTTAATTCATTTTTTGCTGTAAATTTCATCTTCTCAATTCCTTTAATCGGAACAATTTCTTGGATTGAATTTGTAACAAAAGCTTCCTCACAATTAAGTAAGTGCTCTAGTTTAAATTTACCTACTCGATATGGAATTTCAAGTTTATTAGCTAAGCACAAAATAAATCCGCGGGTGATTCCCCCTAAGATTCCTGTTGAAAGTGCCGGAGTATATAGCACACCATCTTTTACCCAAAAGATATTCGATACTACTCCTTCAGCAACAAAGCCATCTTTTGTTAGGAATAATCCTTCGATATTTGTGCATTCACCAACTTCACGTTTACCGATTACATTATTTAAAAAATGGTGTGATTTTATTCGATCTGGACCTTCAGGTGTATTTCTTCTCGTTTTCAGAAGTTGCAAATGTTTACCCTGTAGGTTATTTGATAGCACGGGCATCGGCTTGGAATAAATAATAATTGTCGGGCTTACATAAGGTTCGACTTGAAGTCCAAGTGAACCTGCTCCAGCTGATATGTTTATTCTTACATAAGCGTTTTTATAGTTGTTCGCCTCTAGTAATATAATGAGGTTACTCAACAGTTCTTTCTGCCACTTTTCAGGCATTATAATACCAACTTGTTTTAAGCTCCTAGCCATCCGCTCCATATGGTCATGAAATAAAAATGGATGTCCCTCATAAACACGGAGCGTTTCGAAAACACCTAAGCCATACATAAAACCGTGCTCAAAGATTGAAATAGTAGCTTCTTCTTCTTTTACTATTTGTCCATTTAAATAGACATACATGTTTTGTTTACAGTCCTATTCGTTTTACGATGTGTATTAATGAAATTTTGTAATAACATTTTCCCCGACTCAGTCATTATTGACTCTGGATGAAACTGTACACCTTCAATTGCATATTCTTTATGTCTTAAGGCCATTATTTCACCTGCATCTGTCCACGCTGAAACTTCTAAGCAATCAGGCAACGTTTCTTTTTTTACAATTAACGAGTGATATCTCGTTGCAGTAAATGGGTTTTCAATATCTTGAAAAATCGTCTTTCCATCATGATGGATGAGTGACGTTTTTCCGTGCATTAACCTTTCCGCTTGGACAACTTCTCCACCGAACGCTTGGCCAATCGATTGGTGCCCTAAGCAAACTCCGAAAATTGGTATTTTCCCTTTGAAGTGTGATATTACATTTAAACTAATCCCTGCATCATTTGGTGTTTTAGGTCCTGGTGATATCATTAAAAAGCTCGGGTCTAGCAGTTCGATTTCTTCTATTGTTATTTCATCATTACGTTTAACTATTAACTCCTCACCTAGCTCGCCTAAATATTGCACTAAGTTGTACGTAAATGAATCGTAATTATCTATCATTAATATCATTAACACTCACCTCCTGTTCACTTAGCTCTTTTGCTTTCCATAACGCTTTTGCTTTCTTCAATGACTCTTTATATTCCGCTGCTGGATTAGAATCAATAACTATTCCAGCTCCAGCTTGTACATAAGCTATATTATCTTTTGCTACCATTGTTCGAATTGCAATGTTCAATTCTAAATCACCATTAAAGCCAAGCCAACCAATTGAGCCAGTATAAATACCACGACGAACAGGTTCTAATTCTTCAATAATTTCCATCGTTCTAACTTTAGGAGCGCCGGTAATTGTTCCGCCAGGAAAAGCTGCTCTTATCGCATCGTAACCATCATACTGTTTTGCAAGTAGTCCTCGAACATTTGAAACAATGTGCATGACGTGTGAATACTTCTCTATTGTCATAAATTCATTTACTTCAACCGTACCGAATTTACTTACTCTTCCGAGGTCATTTCTTTCTAAGTCAACGAGCATGACATGTTCTGCTCGTTCTTTTTCATTTTCTATTAGCTCTTTTGCAAGCAATTCATCTTCTTGTGCATTTTTTCCTCGTGACCTTGTTCCAGCAATAGGTCTAGTACTTAATGTATCCCCTTTTTTCTTTATTAAAAGTTCCGGCGAACCAGATACGAGCTGAAATTCAGGAACATGAAAATACCCCATATAAGGTGAAGGGTTCAATTCTCTTAACTTTTCATAAATGTGCAAAGGCTCTGTGTTAAGTTCTTCCGCCTGTCGAACTGATAAATTAACTTGGAATACATCACCCGCAGAAATATAATTTTGAATTCGTTCCACTGCATTTTTAAATGCATCTTCAGTTAATGAGAATTTTTTCTCAAGTCCAACATTTGAGCGTTTTTTCCAACTCTCCTCACTGAATTCACTTTGTACTGCTTTTTCTAATTTAATTAATCTCTTTTCAGCTTCTTGCTCACTTCGCTCTTGACTATGGGTAATTAACCAAAGTGCCTCTTCTTGATGGTCATATACAATTACATCATTAAAGATTAAAAAATATATTTCTGGCATTTGTAAATCATCTCTACTTTGCTCAGGTAATACTTCAATTTGTCTAACATAATCGTAACTTATATAGCCAATTGCCCCACCTTGAAAATCAGGTAAATCTTCAATTACAGCTGTCCTATACGGTTCCATCCATTGTTTTAGTTGTTCTAACGGATCACCATGATAAGTTTCTTCGATTCCACCAACATTGATTTGTAACGATTTTTCATACCCTGTTGCAATAGCAAACGGTTGCAGCCCTATAATACTGTAGCGTCCACCTAGTAAACTTTCCAAAATGACGTGATGTGTTTCTTTCCTCGCCAGCATTTTATATTTATAAAAAAGGTCCTTATAGTTTCCTTTTATCTTTTTCCAAATAACTATTCTATTACCAGTGATTGCTTTCTCCAATTGATTCACTCCAGTCCTATAAACCTGCTTTTATTTTACATGATAGTATGTAGTGGTACACTTATTTTCACCAAAAAAAGAAAAAACTCGCCAAAGGCGAGTTTTCGTAACAAGTATTAATGTTCATTATATTGCCACACTACCCCTAGTTCATTCCATAAATGCTCAGCATTAATATCTCCTTCGATTTGTTGCAAAGCAAGTTGTCTTCGTATTTCCCTTTTCATATCTTCAAAAGCATACGAAGTCCCTGGAATTTCTTCTTTCAAAACGATAATAGCATAACCCTCAGCAATTTCTATAGGAGAACTTACTTCACCGACTGACAAAGAATCTGCGACATGAACATATTCTTCAGGTACAGAATAAGAGTTTCGCTCAACATATCCGATGTCGCCACCCCTTGAAGCTGTTATCATATCTAAAGATCTCTCCAAAGCTAAAGCCTCAAAACTCGACCCTGCATTCAATTCTGCTAATACTTCATTCGCTTCTTCTTCTGTCTTTACTACAATGTGAGATAAGTAATAGATATCGTCTTGTTCGAACAGCGATCTGTTTTCATCATAATAATTTCTTATTTCTGCTTCAGAAATAACAATATCTTGCGTATATATCTCTTCTAGCAATAAGATATATTCTATTTCTTCTCGTAACTTAGCTTCATCAAAGTCTGGTAAATTCTCTAATTCATGTGAAGATTGATCATGCATTACTTTATATAAACTAACTTCTTTATCAATAACTTCTGGTGAAATTTTTAAGCCTTGCTTCTTTGCTAATTGAAATACTACTTCGCGATTAATCATATCCTTTAAAACGTCTTGCCCAAACTGCTTAGTTAATTTTTCACTCCACATTTCTTTAGTAATTTCAACTTCTCCAACCTTTGCTACAACATCGTTGTCATCTTTCTTTATGCTCGTAAATAAGAAATAGCTATTAGATAATACTAGTACTGCAATAATTGCATAAAGCAATTTGTGATTAAACATTATTTTAATTCCCCTTATTCGATTGACCTTTAATTTCTTCTAACTCATCTTTGTTAAAAGTATATTTTTCATTACAAAAATGGCAGACCGCTTCTGCTTTCCCTTCATCTTCGATAATACTTTGAAGCTCTTGAGCGCCTAATGAAAGCAGTCCATTTTCAATTCGTTCACGTGAACATTTACATTGAAACTTTACAGGAACCGTATCTAAAAACTTCACTTCTGTTTCTCCGAGCACGTTTCGAACTAACTCTTCTGGAGATAATCCTTTTTCAATTAATTTAGATACCGGCTCAATGGAAGATAACTGCTGTTCTATTTTCGAAATTACTTCATCATCTGCACCAGGCATAACTTGAATAATAAATCCACCAGCGGCTAAAATAGAGTGATCTGGATTTACTAATACACCTACCCCTACTGAGGATGGCACTTGCTCAGAAGATGCAAAATAGTAAGTGAAATCTTCTCCTAATTCACCAGAGACAATTGGCACTTGCCCAGTGAAATGATCTCGCATCCCAATATCTTTAACTACTGTCAAAAATCCTTCTTTTCCTACAGCTCTAGCAACATCAAGCTTTCCATGTTCATTCAAATCAAAATGAACATGTGGATTTGAAACATATCCACGAACATTCCCTTTTGCGTCTGCGTCAATAATTAGATGTCCAATCGGACCTCCACCTTCAATTTTCACTGTAATTTTTTCTTCACCTTTAAGCATGGTACCCATCATAGCCGAAGCAGTTAACGAACGACCTAATGCTGCTGATGCAGTCGCCCAAGTGTCGTGTCTTCTTTGCGCTTCTGAAACTGTCTCGGTAGTTCTTGCTGCATACACGCGGATCGCACCGTTATACGCTAAGGCTTTTACGATGTAGTCTTTCATAGTTGTAGACTCCTTTAACAATTTTTTTGATAAATTAAGTTTAAGCCATTCAATGTTAATAATGGATCAATATAGTCAATAACATCGGTTTCTTTTGAAATTAATTTGGCTAGACCACCTGTAGCGATTACTTTCGGTGTGCCATTTGCCTGATCTTTCATTCTTTTAACGATACCTTCAACTTGTCCGACATAGCCAAATAAAATACCTGATTGCATCGCATTTACCGTATTTTTCCCAACAACATGTTCCGGCTTAGCGATTTCAATCCGGGGCAACTTAGCTGCTTTTGAATAAAGCGCTTCAGTTGAAATGCTAATTCCAGGTGCAATTGCTCCACCTAAATAGTGACCTTCTTCGTTTATATAGCAATAAGTAGTCGCTGTACCAAAATCAACGATAATCAATGGTTGGCCATAATAATGTATGCCAGCAACCGCATTAACGATTCGGTCAGCTCCAACTTCTCTTGGGTTTTCTAATTTTAAGTTTAATCCTGTTTTCACCCCTGGCCCGACTACAATCGGATTGATGTGAAAATACTTCGTACACATACGCTCAAGTGCAAACATAATCGGAGGTACGACAGAAGAAATGATAATACCTTTAATGCTAGAAAAGTTTAAACCTTCATGTGCAAATAAACCTTTAATAACCATGCCATATTCATCTTCCGTTTTACTTCTACTCGTTTCAATACGCCAGTGATATTTTAATTCGTTATTATCATATACCCCTAAGACTGTATTTGTATTCCCTACATCTAATACTAAAATCATAAGTCATCACCACTAATTCAATTTTGATTTCATCATATCATATCACTCATATAGGCTAAAGAAAATAGCAATGATTAGTTCAGATGTTGCAATAATATCACTATTTCTGAAGAAATTAGACGCAATTGTAAAATCACCGCGATTGTACAAACACATAAAAAAAGAATGCCTTCTAATAAGGCATTCTTTCATCATGTATTAATCTTCTTTCTTTTCATCAACAGGAGTTTCTTCGTCATCTTTAACATCGATAGGTTCTTCGTCTTGACGACTAATATTTACTTTCACATCACCAGCGTCCTTTACAGCACGAACCGGTAACTTTCCTGTCTTCATTAATTCCTCAATTTGCTCAGCATCAAGAGTTTCAATTTCTAACAATGTTTGAGCGATAAGTTCTAGCTTATCTTTCTTCTCTGTTAGAATTTGCTTCGCACGATCATATTGTTCCTTAATAATTCGTTGAATTTCTAAGTCAATCTCATACGCGATACGATCACTGTAGTTTTGATCACTTTGAATGTCACGACCTAAGAACACTTGACCTTGCACTTGACCGAATTGAAGCGGTCCAAGCTTGTCACTCATTCCGTACTCCGTTACCATCTTACGTGCAATTGCAGTAGCACGTTGGAAGTCATTGTGTGCACCTGTTGATACTTCACCGAAAGTTAATTCCTCGGCTACTCGCCCACCTAATAGACCAACGATCTTATCAAGTAACTCAGGCTTTGTCATAAAGTAACGGTCTTCTTTCGGAAGCATTACTGCATAACCACCTGCTTGCCCTCGAGGTACTATCGTAACTTTATGAACCATTTCTGCATTTTCTAATGTTGCTCCAATAACTGTATGACCAGATTCATGGTAAGCAACGATATTGCGTTCTTTCTTAGAGATAACTCGACTCTTTTTAGCAGGACCCGCAATAACACGGTCGATTGCTTCATCAACATCTTCCATTGTAACTTTCTTCTTATCATGTCTAGCAGCAACAAGTGCAGCTTCGTTTAATAAGTTTTCTAAGTCTGCCCCAGAGAAGCCTGGTGTTCTCATTGCAATTGTTTTTAAATTAACGTCATCCGCTAATGGTTTATTATGAGCATGTACTTTTAAGACTTCTTCACGGCCTTTTAAGTCTGGGCGGTCAACCGTAATTTGACGGTCAAAACGTCCTGGACGTAATAAAGCTGGATCTAAAATGTCTGGGCGGTTCGTCGCAGCTACGATAATAATTCCTTCGTTTGCACCGAATCCATCCATTTCAACTAATAATTGGTTTAACGTTTGCTCTCGCTCGTCATGTCCGCCACCAAGGCCTGCGCCACGTTGACGTCCAACTGCATCAATTTCGTCAATGAAAATAATACACGGAGCATTCTTCTTAGCATTTTCAAATAGATCACGTACACGTGATGCACCTACACCGACAAACATTTCGACGAAGTCTGATCCACTAATTGAGAAAAACGGAACGCCAGCTTCACCTGCAACGGCTCTTGCTAGTAATGTTTTACCTGTTCCTGGAGGTCCTACTAATAAGACCCCTTTAGGAATTCGTGCACCTAATTCAGCAAATTTACGAGGGTCTTTCAAAAACTCAACTATTTCAACAAGTTCTTGCTTTTCCTCATCTGCACCTGCAACATCCTTGAAGCGCACCTTTTTCTTCTCTTCACTATACATTTTTGCTTTGCTTTTACCGAAGTTCATAACACGACTTCCGCCGCCTTGCGCTTGGTTTAGCAAGAAAAAGAATAAAATAAAGATAATGACAAACGGAATAATTGATGTGAAAAATGTTACCCATCCACTCGTTTGTTCTGCTTCCTTTATTGTTATGGCAATGTTTTGTTCTTTTGCAGCTGCAACTATTGCAGCATGCGTAGTATCACCTTGGAATACGTTTGTTTGATAACTTTCTTTTTCCGAGTGATTGACCAATTGACCTGTAACAAAATATACTCCATGTGCCGGTTGAATCGTTATTGATTCTACTTCACCAGCCTCTAGCAATTGGAAAAACTGTTTTAAATCTAATTCCTCTGTTTCTTGCTTCGGCCCGTTAAAGATACTTACAACTCCAACGACGACAAGGAATATTAGTAAATAAAAGATTGTATTACGAAAAATTCTATTCATTCCTTACCTCCTCCCACGAGCATATACACCGTAGTTAATAGTATCATAGTTATTATTTAACACAAAATGATTAACTTTCATAAATCTCTGGCTTTAAAATACCGATATAAGGCAGATTACGATAGCGCTCAGCAAAGTCTAAACCATAGCCTACAACAAACGCGTCTGGAACAATAAAGCCTGCTAAATCTGGTTTTAGATCGACTTTACGACCAGTTGGCTTATCAAGTAGAGTGACAATTTTTATTGACTTTGCTTTTCTGTGCTTGAAGAGGTCTACTAAGTAGCTTAATGTTAAGCCACTGTCGATAATATCTTCGACAATTAAGATGTCGCGCCCTTCAATAGATGTGTTTAAATCTTTAATTATTTTCACTTCACCAGAAGATACAGTAGAATTACCGTAACTTGATACATCCATAAAGTCCATTTCCAAATGAATATTCATTCGCTTTGTTAAATCTGCCATAAATAATACAGCACCTTTTAACACGCCAATAACTAGTGGATAGCGGTCTTGGTATTCTTCGGAAAGGACCTTTGCAAGTTCTTCACACTTCGCTTGGATCTCTTCTTCTGATATTAGTACTTCTTTCATTTCATTATGCATTACTTTTCCTCCCACACTATTGGTTAAGATTACAAAATGTGAATACGACATATTTAGCAGTGTTTTGTGAGGTTTGTGCAAAGCTAGAAAGCTTTAGTTTTGGTAACCACAATATATTGTTATTACCATCAACAACAACCGGCCATACATCGCGTAGCTCTTTATCCACCTTTTGGTCAATAAATATTGCCTTGAGCTTTTTTGAACCTGGACTCCCCTTCAATGTCATTCTGTCACCTGGCACTCGAGTACGAACAATAATTGGAAGTGTTAAATCTTCGTAATTACAAACAAAAAAAGATTTCTCATCTTTTATTGTTGGGAGTTTTTCCTCTAAACTAACCTGAATAGTGCCAATTGGAGTTTCACATTGTCCTGGAATATGTAATTCTTTTTCATAAGAAAAATGGTCTTCTTTAAGCATATGTACTGAAAATGAACAGCATGAATAAGAACGTGATATGTAAATTCCTTTTGGTAAAAACAATTCCCCAGAAGGGTGTTTATTATTAAGTAAATCTAACACCTGCTGAATATGTACATAAGATAAATCTTGGGCATTTTGACCATATAGATAATTTAATATTAGAGTAATCATTCTCCTTTGTAAAGGAAAGGGAACATGTATAAATTTTTCTACAGCTAAAATAACAGTTTCCCTTGATTTACTAATAAGTAAATCGCTTAATTTTTCTTCTGCTTCTTTAATCAGCCACTGTTGATCAGCCATCAGTAGTTCACTTTGCGTTTGCATTCGCAAGTGGACATTTGGATTTTCCTTTTTCAAAAAAGGCAAGACATATTTCCTAAATCGATTTCTTGTATACGAATCACTCTCATTACTTTCATCATATCTAGGTAATATTTTTTCTTCTTTACAATAGTGCTCAATTTCATCTTTCGTTATGCTTAAAAATGGACGAATAATCATCCCTTCAGAAAAAGGACGCTTGAAAGGGATACCCGCCTGACCAAATCCAACACTCCCTCTAACTTGGTTCATAATCATTGTTTCTACTTGATCATCCCCGTGGTGTGCCAATGCTAAATAATCTGCATGGTGCTTTTTCATCACATCTTCAAAAAAGGCATATCTAGCATTTCGAGCCGCTACTTGCGTACTAAGCTTTTCTTTCTTTTTATAGCTATTAACGTCTATTTTTTCTGCCTCAAGTAGTATGCCCAATGCATCACAAAATGCAGCTACTGCTAGATAATCGTCGTGAGATTGTTCCCCTCTAAGCATATGATCGACGTGAGCAGCAATGACATTAATACCAAAATGGGTACGATGGTTCCATAAAAAGTGAAGCAATGCCAATGAATCTGGCCCACCAGAGACACCTACTACAATTGTAGAATTATTTTTTATAAGCTGATGCCGCTTAATAAAACCGTGAACCGTTTGCAAAACGTTATCCTCATTTCTAGCCTAATAATTATGTTTATTAAATACTACTCTATCTTATCATTATTTCCCTATTGTTTCTTACAATAACCCCTAAAAAATGAAAGTCCAAGGATTAACTCTCTCGGACTTTTATAAATCTTATTGGTTGTTTAATTTACCTAAAAACTGCTTTTGTGAAAATGTAGCCCATTTTGGTATATTGCGCTTAACTTTAGCAACTACAACCGTCATATCATCATTAATGTCGCCATCACGTGAATTAATAACTTCTTCTAATAATAAATCTGCTACTGCTTGTGGGTCTTCGGTTTCAAATTCACTTAGCTTTCGTTTTAACCATGACTCTTTATTTTCTACATGTTTAGGGCCATCAAAAATTCCATCACTCATCATAATTAGTAAGTCTCCCGCTTTTAACTCCATACTAACTACATCGACCTCAAAGTCTTTAATAATACCCATTGGTAAATTACTTGCTTGAACCATTAAAACACGGTCGTTTCTTTTAATGAAACTCGGGATTGAACCAATCTTTAAAAATTTCGCCTTTGCAGTCTGTAAATCAACCATTGCTAAATCAAGCGTCGAGAATATTTCATCTGTCGACCGTAAAGAAAGGACTGAGTTAATCGATTTTATTGCTATGCTCTCTTCAATACCTGATTGAAGTATTTTCTGCAACAATCTTAGCGTTTCATTGCTTTCTAAGTGAGCTCTTTGCCCATTACCCATTCCATCACTAATAGCTATTGCATACTTACTTGAGGCTAACTCAATTGTTGAATAGCAATCCCCCGACAGCCAAGCTCCACCTTTAGCAGCATTCGCGACCCCAGTTTCAATCTCAAACGCTTTCGTCGATCCGAAAG
This window encodes:
- the tilS gene encoding tRNA lysidine(34) synthetase TilS, yielding MQTVHGFIKRHQLIKNNSTIVVGVSGGPDSLALLHFLWNHRTHFGINVIAAHVDHMLRGEQSHDDYLAVAAFCDALGILLEAEKIDVNSYKKKEKLSTQVAARNARYAFFEDVMKKHHADYLALAHHGDDQVETMIMNQVRGSVGFGQAGIPFKRPFSEGMIIRPFLSITKDEIEHYCKEEKILPRYDESNESDSYTRNRFRKYVLPFLKKENPNVHLRMQTQSELLMADQQWLIKEAEEKLSDLLISKSRETVILAVEKFIHVPFPLQRRMITLILNYLYGQNAQDLSYVHIQQVLDLLNNKHPSGELFLPKGIYISRSYSCCSFSVHMLKEDHFSYEKELHIPGQCETPIGTIQVSLEEKLPTIKDEKSFFVCNYEDLTLPIIVRTRVPGDRMTLKGSPGSKKLKAIFIDQKVDKELRDVWPVVVDGNNNILWLPKLKLSSFAQTSQNTAKYVVFTFCNLNQ